Proteins encoded within one genomic window of Couchioplanes caeruleus:
- a CDS encoding sensor histidine kinase has product MITRPIRSVGPMPVDERGLVDRFRLTVVAAASFLLFVPALVLAILSALAVVLGPLGIGFPLAQVVVPATERLTALHRRVSGALLGRRLPPGYAATTGRGFVGEPVVWLRDPRRWRDFAFLAFSATGGAVLSGLPPLVLATPVTHLVGLAIDPSGVWLLLVALSLPCPLIWWLITPPLVYARARAEAGIFGDAQVESLTRRVDEVTSSRAEMLDHSAAEVRRIERDLHDGAQARIASVGMSVGLAEKLIATDPESAAALLREARNGAVSALEDLRSVVRGIHPPALADRGLAGGIEALALPTPLPVAVRVSAPPLPPPVESAAYFAVAECLANTVKHAQAARAWIRVDHDGQALRLVVGDDGRGGADPDGSGLTGVARRLAAFDGALDVDSPAGGPTVVTMTLPCRSGQ; this is encoded by the coding sequence ATGATCACGCGACCGATTCGCTCGGTGGGTCCGATGCCGGTCGACGAGCGAGGCCTCGTCGACCGGTTCCGGCTGACCGTTGTGGCCGCCGCCAGCTTCCTGCTGTTCGTTCCGGCGCTGGTGCTGGCCATTCTCAGTGCGCTCGCGGTCGTACTCGGTCCCCTGGGGATCGGCTTTCCGCTAGCCCAGGTCGTGGTGCCGGCCACCGAGCGACTCACCGCCCTGCACCGGCGGGTCAGCGGTGCCCTGCTGGGGCGGCGGCTGCCGCCCGGGTACGCCGCCACGACCGGCCGAGGCTTCGTCGGCGAGCCCGTGGTGTGGCTGCGCGACCCGCGGCGGTGGCGCGACTTCGCGTTCCTGGCCTTCTCCGCGACCGGAGGTGCCGTGCTGTCCGGGCTGCCGCCGCTGGTCTTGGCGACGCCCGTCACCCACCTTGTCGGGTTGGCGATCGACCCCAGCGGCGTCTGGTTGCTCCTCGTCGCGCTGAGCCTGCCCTGCCCGCTCATCTGGTGGCTGATAACGCCGCCACTCGTGTACGCGCGTGCCCGCGCGGAGGCCGGCATTTTTGGCGACGCACAGGTGGAGTCGCTGACGCGGCGGGTCGACGAGGTCACCTCCTCTCGCGCGGAAATGCTCGACCACAGCGCCGCCGAGGTGCGCCGGATCGAACGTGACCTGCACGACGGCGCCCAAGCCCGGATCGCGTCGGTGGGAATGAGCGTGGGACTGGCCGAGAAACTGATCGCGACCGATCCGGAGTCGGCCGCCGCGCTACTGCGAGAGGCGCGAAACGGCGCGGTGTCCGCCTTGGAGGATCTGCGCTCGGTCGTCCGCGGCATCCATCCGCCGGCGCTCGCCGACCGTGGCCTGGCCGGTGGCATCGAGGCGCTGGCGCTACCCACCCCGCTGCCCGTCGCGGTCCGCGTCAGCGCCCCGCCACTGCCGCCGCCGGTGGAGTCGGCCGCGTATTTCGCTGTCGCCGAATGCCTCGCCAACACGGTGAAGCATGCGCAGGCGGCGCGGGCGTGGATCCGGGTTGACCATGACGGTCAGGCCCTGCGCCTCGTCGTCGGCGACGACGGTCGGGGCGGCGCCGATCCGGACGGCTCCGGCCTGACCGGGGTGGCCCGACGGCTCGCGGCGTTCGACGGGGCCCTCGACGTGGACAGCCCGGCCGGAGGGCCGACGGTGGTGACGATGACGCTGCCGTGCCGGAGCGGCCAGTGA
- a CDS encoding LuxR C-terminal-related transcriptional regulator yields MRAILAEDQALLRVGITRILEASAITVVDAVDNGPLLERALTRDDFDVAIVDVRLPPTFSTEGLSAAIAAREARPGLPVLVLSQHVEPVSARELLASGAGSVGYLLKDRVADVDEFVAAVRRVAGGGTALDPEVVAGLVSGSASRRPLARLTERERDVLGLMAEGRSNAAIAGRLFVSEKAISKHTHAIFMKLDLPQAADDNRRVLAVLAWLQQG; encoded by the coding sequence CTGCGGGCGATCCTCGCCGAGGACCAGGCGCTGCTGCGGGTGGGGATAACCCGAATCCTCGAGGCCAGTGCCATCACCGTCGTCGACGCCGTCGACAACGGTCCGCTGCTGGAACGCGCGCTCACCCGCGACGACTTTGACGTCGCCATCGTGGATGTGCGGCTGCCGCCGACGTTCTCTACCGAGGGGCTGTCCGCCGCCATCGCCGCCCGCGAGGCCCGGCCTGGCCTGCCGGTGTTGGTGCTCAGCCAGCACGTGGAACCGGTGTCCGCCCGTGAGCTGCTGGCCAGCGGGGCCGGATCGGTCGGTTATCTGCTGAAGGACCGGGTGGCCGACGTGGACGAGTTCGTCGCGGCCGTGCGACGGGTCGCCGGCGGCGGTACCGCGCTCGACCCGGAGGTGGTGGCCGGGCTGGTCAGCGGCTCCGCCAGCCGGCGCCCGCTGGCCAGGCTCACCGAACGGGAGCGAGACGTGTTGGGGCTGATGGCCGAGGGGCGATCCAACGCGGCCATCGCCGGTCGGCTGTTCGTCTCGGAGAAGGCGATCAGCAAGCACACCCACGCGATCTTCATGAAGCTCGACCTTCCGCAGGCCGCCGATGACAACCGCCGGGTCTTGGCCGTACTGGCGTGGCTGCAACAGGGCTGA
- a CDS encoding ATP-binding cassette domain-containing protein, which yields MKEISGRSNRRAEVHRVLEAVRLEDRIGDKVKSLSGGMRQRLALACAMLSDPPVLILDEPTVGLDPEQRLRFREIIAELGRTRTVLLSTHQTDDVASLCSRVIVLNHGTVRLDDAPRTLAALAQGRVWESDRREAGVLAAWATGEGTYRNIGHAPVGASLVQPTLDDGYMLLMNAGATATAGKDGRR from the coding sequence TTGAAGGAAATTTCCGGCCGGTCTAATCGCCGGGCTGAGGTACACCGCGTGCTCGAGGCGGTGAGACTCGAGGACCGCATCGGCGACAAAGTCAAGTCGCTCTCCGGGGGGATGCGTCAGCGGCTTGCGCTGGCCTGCGCCATGCTGTCTGACCCGCCGGTACTCATCCTCGATGAACCCACCGTCGGCCTAGACCCTGAACAGCGACTCCGTTTCCGGGAGATCATCGCTGAACTGGGACGTACCCGGACGGTGCTGCTCTCTACTCATCAGACCGATGACGTCGCATCCCTCTGCTCTCGAGTCATAGTGCTAAACCACGGCACCGTGCGCTTGGACGACGCCCCGAGGACACTCGCAGCGTTGGCACAGGGTCGAGTGTGGGAGAGCGATCGGCGCGAGGCCGGCGTGCTCGCCGCATGGGCCACCGGCGAGGGAACGTACCGCAACATCGGCCACGCGCCCGTGGGTGCCTCGTTGGTGCAACCGACGCTGGACGACGGTTACATGCTGTTGATGAATGCTGGAGCGACAGCCACTGCGGGCAAGGACGGCCGCCGATGA
- a CDS encoding methyl-accepting chemotaxis protein: MAVLANLGIARKLGALTVAGALCVGIVGGIGLWSGFKISGQASSLQALEAGKAAITHLDTRHAELKVTAYQSITQSDPSALAQEVKEDVATVDEAVATIEKLALPADLRAEFAALKPDVEAFKAFILEFVGAAQQSQATALTREPEIDGRNTADDKLEVLQDKTQARIDAARAEMTRVITTTRWLIVAVFTASIVLFVALAVPVSRSIIHPVRRVRSVLDGLAAGDLTQRTGASGRDEIGAMATSLDAAMASMQQSIEAVAESADNLATASQDLSKVSGEMAHATAATDAQMADASGVAEEVSRHVDAVATGAEQMGASIREISRSATEAAQVASDAVRGATAANDRVEQLATSSEEIGKVLKLITSIAEQTNLLALNATIEAARAGDAGKGFAVVASEVKDLAQETAKATDDIRQRIAAIQTDTTAAAEAIRGMSATIEEINHHQSTIASAVEEQAATTTDMGRNVSEAAVGAQKIATNVNAVADATSATTRGVNTADSSANALATMSQELRALVSRFRH, encoded by the coding sequence ATGGCGGTGTTGGCTAATCTCGGCATCGCCCGGAAACTGGGCGCGCTCACGGTGGCAGGCGCGCTGTGCGTCGGCATAGTCGGCGGGATCGGGCTGTGGTCCGGGTTCAAGATCAGCGGTCAGGCCAGTTCCCTCCAAGCGCTGGAGGCGGGCAAGGCGGCCATCACGCACCTCGACACCCGCCACGCCGAACTGAAGGTCACCGCGTACCAGTCGATAACCCAGTCGGATCCCAGCGCCCTGGCGCAGGAGGTCAAGGAGGACGTCGCCACCGTCGATGAGGCGGTCGCGACGATCGAGAAGCTCGCGCTGCCGGCGGATCTACGCGCCGAGTTCGCGGCGCTCAAGCCGGACGTCGAGGCGTTCAAGGCCTTCATCCTCGAATTCGTCGGTGCGGCCCAGCAAAGCCAGGCCACCGCGCTGACGCGTGAGCCGGAGATCGACGGGCGCAACACGGCGGACGACAAGCTCGAGGTCCTTCAGGACAAGACGCAGGCCCGGATCGACGCCGCACGCGCCGAGATGACCCGGGTCATCACGACGACCCGCTGGCTCATCGTCGCGGTATTCACCGCCTCGATCGTGCTCTTCGTCGCCCTCGCCGTTCCGGTGAGCCGGTCGATCATCCATCCGGTTCGGCGCGTCCGCTCGGTCCTGGACGGTCTCGCGGCCGGCGACCTTACGCAGCGGACGGGAGCGTCCGGCCGCGACGAGATCGGCGCCATGGCCACATCGCTCGACGCCGCGATGGCCAGCATGCAGCAGTCCATCGAAGCCGTAGCCGAAAGCGCAGACAACCTGGCCACCGCCTCGCAGGATCTGTCCAAGGTCAGCGGCGAGATGGCCCACGCCACCGCAGCCACCGATGCTCAGATGGCCGACGCCTCCGGGGTGGCCGAGGAGGTGTCCCGGCACGTCGACGCGGTCGCGACAGGTGCCGAGCAGATGGGCGCATCGATCCGGGAAATCTCCCGCAGCGCCACCGAGGCCGCACAGGTCGCCTCGGATGCGGTGCGCGGAGCCACCGCCGCGAACGATCGGGTCGAGCAGCTCGCCACCTCGTCGGAGGAGATCGGCAAGGTCCTCAAGCTCATCACGTCGATCGCCGAGCAGACCAACCTCCTCGCGTTGAACGCGACGATCGAGGCGGCACGGGCCGGCGACGCCGGCAAGGGCTTCGCGGTGGTGGCCAGCGAGGTCAAGGACCTGGCACAGGAGACCGCCAAGGCTACCGACGACATCCGCCAGCGCATCGCCGCGATCCAGACCGACACGACCGCCGCCGCCGAGGCGATCCGGGGAATGAGCGCCACCATCGAGGAGATCAACCACCACCAGTCGACTATCGCGAGCGCGGTGGAGGAACAGGCCGCCACGACCACGGACATGGGACGCAACGTCTCCGAGGCTGCCGTCGGGGCACAGAAGATCGCCACCAACGTCAATGCGGTGGCCGACGCGACGAGCGCCACCACCCGCGGCGTGAACACCGCGGACAGCTCGGCGAACGCGCTGGCCACCATGTCGCAGGAGCTGCGTGCGCTGGTCTCGCGGTTCCGTCACTGA
- a CDS encoding STAS domain-containing protein, whose amino-acid sequence MDDARGTHPRRDGIDDAATYAQVQQAVLDLLLDQRPDVVLLDMGAVTFLDAAGIRALLTCRCDAQQLGNRLQIRRAHERVRRVLAICEVEHLFH is encoded by the coding sequence CTGGACGATGCCCGAGGTACCCATCCCCGCCGCGACGGAATCGACGACGCTGCCACCTACGCGCAGGTGCAGCAGGCGGTGCTCGACCTCCTACTGGACCAACGCCCCGACGTCGTCCTGCTGGACATGGGTGCGGTGACTTTCCTGGACGCGGCCGGCATCCGTGCCCTGCTCACGTGCCGCTGCGACGCCCAGCAACTCGGGAACCGGCTACAGATCCGCCGTGCGCACGAACGGGTCCGCCGGGTACTGGCCATCTGTGAAGTCGAGCACCTGTTCCATTGA
- a CDS encoding enoyl-CoA hydratase — MSKVLRERTDDGRWTLTLNDPDRRNAIDEKLRDDLADAIAAVAADPQARTLVVTGNGPAFCAGADLPDLFGDTSRSVADIRTDLHRVYDSFLRVLALPIPTIAAVHGPAVGAGLNLAMACDTRIVGPDARLIASFTKIGLHPGGGCTWFLTRALGPERAMQLLLDGGSVDGPEAVRLGLAGTLADDPLAAAQERAARWAALDPALARDIKTSVRTATTADFAASLEFESWAQAASATGPAIQETVARFRR; from the coding sequence GTGAGCAAGGTACTGCGGGAACGCACCGACGACGGCCGCTGGACCCTGACCCTCAACGATCCCGACCGCCGCAACGCGATCGACGAGAAGCTTCGTGACGACCTGGCCGACGCGATCGCCGCCGTGGCCGCCGACCCTCAAGCCCGCACCCTGGTCGTCACCGGCAACGGTCCGGCCTTCTGCGCCGGCGCCGACCTCCCCGACCTCTTCGGCGACACCAGCAGGTCGGTGGCGGACATCCGTACCGACCTGCACCGCGTCTACGACAGCTTCCTGCGCGTCCTGGCCCTGCCCATCCCCACCATCGCCGCGGTCCACGGCCCCGCGGTCGGCGCGGGTCTCAACCTGGCCATGGCCTGCGACACCCGCATCGTCGGCCCCGACGCCCGCCTCATCGCCTCATTCACCAAGATCGGCCTCCACCCGGGCGGCGGCTGCACCTGGTTCCTGACCCGAGCCCTCGGCCCGGAACGCGCAATGCAGCTCCTCCTCGACGGAGGCAGCGTCGACGGTCCGGAAGCGGTCCGCCTCGGCCTGGCCGGCACCCTCGCCGACGACCCCCTGGCCGCGGCCCAGGAACGCGCCGCCCGCTGGGCGGCCCTGGACCCGGCCCTGGCCCGAGACATCAAGACATCGGTACGCACGGCGACGACGGCGGACTTCGCAGCCAGCCTGGAGTTCGAGTCCTGGGCCCAGGCAGCCTCGGCGACAGGTCCGGCAATCCAGGAGACGGTGGCCCGCTTCCGCCGCTGA
- a CDS encoding lamin tail domain-containing protein has product MRARQTAMFAALGCVAALGFAAPAAAADAPTISAPASRQGFGPITLTGTAPAGATVELYESAYKFNDFYPSPDYARGAGTYITTTANSSGRWSLSRDLDSGFRFYVRAGGAESNRISVAVGIIPSVTMTASNGTVNVNVEPDPGQPGLRVHVQRNNGGTWSEVADGYTAESGSTAVYRTTLTGQGSGVQSYRVVVDADADNNLLRGQSSTISLNVGNGSGSGGGGTTPTTPTTPTTPTAPKPTTPSVKAGAVQFTKIQYNSKGTDNGSNSSLNGEWVRLTNKTKATINLKGWTVRDASGKVYTFSSDFRLGAGKHAYVHTGKGTNGRPDSQHRYWNRTGYVWNNSGDSAYLRTNTGKSIDSCRWGKGSGVTYC; this is encoded by the coding sequence ATGCGTGCCCGCCAGACGGCCATGTTCGCCGCCCTCGGCTGCGTCGCCGCCCTCGGCTTCGCCGCCCCCGCGGCAGCCGCCGACGCGCCCACCATCTCGGCGCCGGCCAGCCGACAGGGCTTCGGACCGATCACCCTCACCGGCACCGCCCCCGCGGGCGCCACCGTGGAGCTGTACGAGTCCGCTTACAAGTTCAACGACTTCTACCCCTCCCCCGACTACGCGCGGGGAGCGGGCACCTACATCACCACCACGGCCAACAGCTCCGGCCGCTGGTCGCTGAGCCGCGACCTGGACTCCGGCTTCCGCTTCTACGTCAGGGCCGGCGGCGCCGAGTCGAACCGCATCTCGGTCGCCGTGGGCATCATCCCGTCGGTGACGATGACCGCCAGCAACGGCACGGTCAACGTCAACGTCGAACCCGACCCGGGCCAGCCCGGTCTGCGCGTGCACGTCCAGCGCAACAACGGCGGCACGTGGAGCGAGGTCGCCGACGGCTACACCGCCGAGTCGGGCTCGACGGCCGTCTACCGGACCACCCTGACCGGCCAGGGCTCGGGCGTCCAGTCCTACCGCGTGGTGGTCGACGCCGACGCGGACAACAACCTGCTCAGGGGCCAGAGCTCGACCATCTCGCTCAACGTCGGCAACGGCAGCGGCAGCGGCGGCGGCGGCACGACCCCCACCACCCCCACCACGCCCACCACGCCCACGGCGCCGAAGCCGACGACCCCGTCGGTCAAGGCGGGCGCCGTCCAGTTCACCAAGATCCAGTACAACTCCAAGGGTACGGACAACGGCAGCAACAGCAGCCTCAACGGCGAGTGGGTCCGCCTGACCAACAAGACCAAGGCGACCATCAACCTCAAGGGCTGGACCGTGCGCGACGCCTCCGGCAAGGTCTACACCTTCTCGAGCGACTTCCGGCTCGGCGCCGGCAAGCACGCGTACGTGCACACCGGCAAGGGCACCAACGGCCGCCCTGACTCGCAGCACCGCTACTGGAACCGGACCGGCTACGTCTGGAACAACTCCGGCGACTCCGCGTACCTGCGCACCAACACCGGCAAGTCGATCGACTCCTGCAGGTGGGGCAAGGGCTCCGGCGTCACGTACTGCTGA
- a CDS encoding translation initiation factor 2, with translation MHDLPDVFGPLQGGERSLWRGRCAVAEYAFDRAASLPRWTLPEATEVLVTDRRIAYAHTSAGGPDDLEIKSGELRWLYPQYIRVQPGSLRPGRTAAVTQIQLVCGGADGSYPALVFAGGDLTEVREADRLANVIRQAIAGFRVDNANKLGLPESQARMLSKMLIGPEFTNFQGGEGQTVSMLGALPVPRPAPADPEPEPAAPARHAGSAAVPDARHAAVPDARHPTVPDARHAAIPGAGHAAIPGAGHAANSDAGQARHAEPVGRLPGYRPGRAADEARALQAAAAEQAAHQAEPDLASRAASLAARVADLVSGMTAETGAGHSTEHPPPAQQAHQPSLHPPTPHQPAADQPATDQPATDLADRAERVRRTAARFAANSAKLKAPAHRAEHESGTSPWGQR, from the coding sequence ATGCACGACCTGCCCGACGTCTTCGGTCCGTTGCAGGGCGGCGAACGCTCCCTGTGGCGGGGCCGCTGCGCTGTCGCCGAGTACGCGTTCGACCGCGCCGCCTCCCTGCCGCGGTGGACGCTGCCCGAGGCGACCGAGGTGCTCGTCACGGACCGCCGTATCGCCTATGCGCACACGTCCGCCGGCGGTCCCGACGACCTGGAGATCAAGTCCGGGGAGCTGCGCTGGCTGTATCCGCAGTACATCCGCGTCCAGCCGGGTTCCCTCAGGCCGGGGCGCACCGCGGCGGTGACCCAGATCCAGCTCGTCTGCGGTGGCGCCGACGGCTCGTACCCGGCGCTCGTCTTCGCGGGTGGCGACCTGACCGAGGTGCGCGAGGCCGATCGGCTTGCGAACGTCATCCGGCAAGCGATCGCCGGGTTCCGGGTGGACAACGCGAACAAGCTGGGCCTGCCGGAGTCTCAGGCACGGATGCTCTCGAAGATGCTGATCGGCCCGGAGTTCACCAACTTCCAGGGCGGCGAGGGGCAGACGGTGTCCATGCTCGGCGCCCTCCCGGTGCCCCGCCCGGCCCCGGCCGACCCCGAGCCGGAACCGGCGGCACCCGCCAGGCACGCCGGATCCGCAGCGGTTCCGGACGCGCGGCACGCGGCGGTCCCGGACGCCCGACACCCGACGGTTCCGGACGCCCGGCATGCGGCGATTCCGGGCGCCGGCCACGCGGCGATTCCGGGCGCCGGCCACGCGGCGAATTCGGACGCCGGCCAGGCAAGGCACGCGGAGCCTGTGGGCCGGCTGCCGGGCTACCGGCCCGGCCGGGCCGCCGACGAGGCACGGGCCCTGCAGGCCGCGGCCGCCGAGCAGGCCGCACACCAGGCCGAGCCCGACCTCGCCTCCCGCGCCGCGAGCCTCGCCGCCCGGGTGGCAGACCTCGTCTCCGGCATGACGGCGGAGACCGGCGCGGGCCACTCGACCGAGCATCCGCCACCGGCTCAGCAGGCGCACCAGCCGAGCCTGCACCCGCCTACGCCGCACCAGCCGGCCGCGGATCAGCCGGCCACGGATCAGCCGGCCACGGACCTCGCGGATCGGGCCGAGCGCGTCCGGCGGACCGCCGCCCGGTTCGCGGCCAACTCCGCCAAGCTCAAGGCCCCAGCCCACCGCGCCGAGCACGAGAGCGGCACGAGCCCCTGGGGCCAGCGTTGA
- a CDS encoding spermidine synthase, translated as MAQRRRGERRVEQVGSGVAELVPDPDRPGGWTLLLDGTPQSHVDLSDPAHLEFEYIRRMAAAIDLLAPAGAPMRVLHLGGGALTLPRYVAATRPGSPQRVVEIDGPLVELVRTALPWDPRAKIRVRVADAREAVTGMRDGGYDLVIVDVFAGARTPAHLASVEFVREVARVLGPAGRLVANVADGPPLTYARTQVATIRAVLPEACLIADAAVLRGRRFGNLVVVAGRTPLPVAALSRRAAGDWFPGRVETDLARFAGGRAAVTDAGAVPSPSPPDGLFSARS; from the coding sequence GTGGCACAGCGCAGGCGCGGCGAGCGGCGGGTGGAGCAGGTGGGCTCCGGCGTCGCCGAGCTCGTGCCGGATCCCGACCGGCCGGGCGGCTGGACGCTGCTGCTGGACGGCACGCCCCAGTCGCACGTGGATCTCAGCGACCCGGCCCACCTCGAGTTCGAGTACATCCGCCGGATGGCCGCGGCGATCGACCTGCTCGCGCCGGCGGGCGCACCGATGCGGGTGCTGCATCTGGGTGGCGGGGCGCTGACGCTGCCGCGCTACGTCGCGGCCACCCGGCCCGGGTCGCCGCAGCGCGTGGTGGAGATCGATGGACCGCTGGTCGAGCTGGTGCGTACGGCCCTGCCCTGGGACCCCCGCGCCAAGATCCGCGTACGCGTGGCCGACGCGCGCGAGGCGGTCACCGGCATGCGGGACGGCGGCTACGACCTCGTGATCGTCGACGTCTTCGCGGGCGCCCGCACCCCCGCCCACCTGGCGTCGGTGGAGTTCGTCCGGGAGGTGGCGCGGGTGCTCGGCCCGGCGGGACGACTCGTCGCCAACGTGGCCGACGGGCCGCCGCTGACCTACGCGCGTACGCAGGTCGCCACGATCCGCGCGGTGCTGCCGGAGGCCTGCCTGATCGCGGACGCCGCGGTGCTGCGCGGACGCCGCTTCGGCAACCTCGTCGTGGTCGCCGGCCGTACCCCGCTGCCCGTGGCGGCGCTGAGCCGGCGGGCGGCCGGCGATTGGTTTCCGGGCCGGGTCGAGACCGACCTGGCGCGGTTCGCGGGCGGCCGGGCGGCGGTCACGGACGCCGGCGCGGTGCCGTCGCCGTCCCCGCCGGACGGCCTGTTCAGCGCAAGATCGTAG
- a CDS encoding DUF1800 domain-containing protein yields MTASAEFLPDDPLLHLLRRATYGPTPAAIAEIRRLGAKAWLERQLKPASIGDRVADGLVARFPLSGLTIDGIHAKVRAGVLPRYGWAPMYEVGGAALARAVWSERQLFEVMVDFWSNHLNVTCPSSDVWDSRPDYDRTVIRKHALGRFADMLKASARHPAMLSYLDNRYSTRAAPNENYGRELLELHTVGLGYTESDVKDAARLLTGLTVSWETGRYRYDAGRHATGAVRILGFRHANKSATGGEAAAMALLDHLALHPATAKRIATKLCVRFVADEPPARLVTRLTKVYLDNKSAIVPVLRALFTSAEFAASVGAKTRTPYEDLVATVRILDHGPEKSGTEAIKALYWTSEAAGQAPMAWAPPNGYPDVATAWASPSGQVVRWNAHLNIAAGWWPTTLRRPSPLTEYAGGTLPATYGALIDAVATRLLGRTVAPAHATALAAFYGKTLASPLRSGDAAAGWAFPYLLALLLNSPYFVLR; encoded by the coding sequence GTGACGGCATCCGCGGAGTTCCTCCCCGACGACCCGTTGCTGCACCTGCTGCGCCGCGCCACGTACGGTCCGACCCCGGCCGCCATCGCCGAGATCCGCCGCCTCGGTGCGAAGGCATGGCTGGAGCGGCAGCTCAAGCCGGCCTCGATCGGCGACCGGGTCGCCGACGGCCTGGTCGCCCGCTTCCCGCTGAGCGGCCTGACGATCGACGGCATACACGCCAAGGTCCGCGCCGGCGTGCTGCCGCGCTACGGCTGGGCGCCCATGTACGAGGTGGGCGGCGCCGCGCTCGCGAGGGCCGTCTGGAGTGAGCGTCAGCTCTTCGAGGTGATGGTCGACTTCTGGTCCAACCACCTCAACGTCACCTGTCCCTCCAGCGATGTCTGGGACAGCCGGCCCGACTACGACCGCACCGTGATCCGCAAGCACGCGCTGGGCCGCTTCGCCGACATGCTCAAGGCCTCCGCGCGGCACCCGGCGATGCTTTCGTACCTGGACAACCGCTACTCCACCCGCGCCGCGCCGAACGAGAACTACGGCCGGGAGCTGCTCGAACTGCACACGGTCGGGCTGGGCTACACCGAGTCCGACGTCAAGGACGCCGCCCGGCTGCTCACCGGCCTGACCGTGAGCTGGGAAACCGGCCGTTACCGCTACGACGCCGGTCGGCACGCCACCGGGGCGGTGCGGATCCTCGGCTTCCGCCACGCCAACAAGAGCGCCACCGGCGGCGAGGCCGCGGCCATGGCGCTGCTCGACCACCTGGCGCTGCATCCGGCCACGGCCAAGCGGATCGCCACCAAGCTGTGCGTACGCTTCGTCGCCGACGAGCCGCCGGCCAGGCTGGTGACCAGGCTGACCAAGGTCTACCTCGACAACAAGAGCGCGATCGTGCCGGTGCTGCGGGCATTGTTCACCTCGGCCGAGTTCGCCGCCTCGGTGGGCGCTAAGACGCGCACGCCGTACGAGGACCTCGTCGCGACCGTGCGCATCCTCGATCACGGGCCGGAGAAGTCCGGGACGGAGGCGATCAAGGCGCTCTACTGGACCAGCGAGGCGGCCGGGCAGGCGCCGATGGCCTGGGCGCCGCCGAACGGCTACCCGGACGTGGCCACCGCCTGGGCCTCGCCGTCCGGGCAGGTCGTCCGCTGGAACGCCCACCTCAACATCGCCGCCGGCTGGTGGCCGACCACGCTGCGGCGGCCGTCACCGCTCACCGAATACGCGGGCGGCACCTTGCCGGCCACGTACGGTGCGCTGATCGACGCCGTGGCGACCCGGTTGCTCGGGCGCACCGTGGCCCCCGCGCACGCCACCGCGCTCGCCGCCTTCTACGGCAAGACGCTCGCCAGCCCGCTGAGGTCCGGCGATGCGGCGGCGGGATGGGCATTCCCGTATCTGCTGGCATTGCTGCTCAACTCGCCCTACTTCGTGCTGAGGTGA